The following proteins come from a genomic window of Candidatus Margulisiibacteriota bacterium:
- a CDS encoding sialidase family protein: MKTLLIKEPNREYSRYSEGSMLQLDNGRIFFAYTRFKDEDDDNAPAEIVACYSDDQGKTWSEEEVVIEREGTANVMSVSLLKLATGEILFFYVLKNSLNDCKLYARISTDNLKTLGPRVCATPHDGYHVINNDRVIQLSSGRILVPTAYHYCQDATYDTWDPHAIALCFYSDDKGNTWQQGKQGLIASYAIPSGFQEPGLVELSDGKVYMWMRTDAGCQFESISSDGGQTWSEAQPSAIISPLSPASIKCVPWSKELFLIYNDHSGTHPFIKNRRAPLCVALSKNNAKSWSKSKIIENNLSGWYCYTSILFLKDKVILSYCAGDNKVGLLNRLKVISISKDWLEKI, translated from the coding sequence ATGAAAACATTACTCATCAAAGAACCAAATCGGGAGTATTCAAGGTATTCGGAAGGTTCCATGCTGCAACTGGACAACGGCAGGATTTTTTTCGCTTATACCCGGTTCAAGGATGAGGATGACGATAACGCCCCGGCGGAAATTGTAGCCTGTTACTCAGACGATCAGGGAAAGACCTGGAGCGAGGAAGAAGTTGTTATCGAAAGAGAAGGCACTGCCAATGTAATGTCCGTAAGTCTTTTAAAGCTAGCCACAGGTGAAATACTTTTTTTCTACGTTCTGAAAAACAGTTTAAACGACTGCAAACTCTATGCCAGAATCTCCACTGATAATTTAAAAACTCTGGGGCCTAGGGTCTGCGCCACTCCGCATGATGGTTACCACGTTATAAATAATGACCGGGTTATCCAGTTGTCATCAGGCAGGATACTGGTCCCCACCGCTTATCATTATTGTCAGGATGCCACATATGATACTTGGGACCCACACGCCATAGCTTTATGTTTTTATTCCGATGACAAAGGTAATACCTGGCAGCAGGGCAAGCAGGGACTTATTGCCTCCTATGCCATACCCAGCGGTTTTCAGGAACCCGGGTTAGTTGAATTGTCGGATGGCAAGGTTTATATGTGGATGCGTACAGATGCGGGTTGTCAGTTTGAATCGATATCCAGTGATGGCGGACAAACCTGGAGCGAAGCCCAACCTTCAGCAATAATTTCCCCGCTTTCTCCGGCTTCGATCAAATGTGTACCCTGGAGCAAGGAATTGTTCCTGATTTATAATGATCATTCCGGCACGCATCCCTTTATAAAGAATCGAAGGGCTCCTTTATGTGTTGCCTTATCAAAAAATAACGCGAAATCCTGGAGTAAAAGCAAAATAATTGAAAATAACCTTTCCGGATGGTATTGCTATACATCGATTTTGTTTTTAAAAGATAAAGTTATTTTGTCCTATTGCGCCGGCGACAATAAAGTAGGGCTGCTCAATCGTTTGAAGGTTATAAGTATCTCCAAAGACTGGCTTGAAAAAATTTAA
- a CDS encoding cation-translocating P-type ATPase: MEFFMNETDIKNIKGLSTKEVAVRLQKFGFNELPTSKKRNILGIILDVIKEPMFMLLIAGGFIYLLLGDTGEALLLLFFVFVIMSITIYQENKTEHALEALRDLSSPRALVIREGDQKRIAGRDVVVDDVMILREGDRVPADARIIWQMNLSVDESLLTGEAAPVRKKAEEQNIDCRDLRPGGHDLPVVYSGTLVVGGQGIAKVVATGPYTEIGKIGKSLQTIQETKTPLQLETGRIVKYIFIFAVILSLTLVLVNGLRHGDWLNGILAGISLAMAMLPEEFPVVLTIFLALGAWRISKNKVLTRKVSAVETLGAATVLCADKTGTLTQNKMRIAALVNGNDVHKIVWDKKIDLPEAYHELIEYGILASKKDPFDPMEKALNELGTITLQTTEHLHADWPLIQEYPLSHELLALSHAWKIKDKQTYIIAAKGAPEAIMDLCHLSVQKQKSINKKVEELADQGLRILGVAKAICKDDNLPRSQHDFEFIFIGLIGWQDPIRDTVPGAVETCYQAGIRVIMITGDYPATARNIAEQIGLKNSDQIITGPELDNMSDGLFQEKVKTVSIFARVVPEQKLRIVNALKSGKQVVGMTGDGVNDAPALKSAHIGIAMGERGTDVAREASDLVLLNDDFSSIVAAIRMGRRIFDNLRKAMSYIICVHIPIAGIAILPVILGWPILLYPVHIVFLELIIDPACSVVFESEPEEKNIMQRPPRDSHAPLFSRKLLFLSLLQGLFALCTVTFIFRMSLINGYSEKEARTIAFITLIIANLSLILTNRTWNRSIISSIFTPNKSLVFVFSGAILFLFCILYVPLLQNIFHFSFMHIDDVFVSLLAGLLSIGWFEVLRIVQKNIKKTSII; this comes from the coding sequence TTGGAGTTTTTCATGAACGAAACTGACATCAAAAACATTAAAGGTCTGAGCACGAAAGAAGTAGCCGTGAGGCTGCAGAAATTCGGCTTTAATGAACTGCCTACTTCAAAAAAAAGAAACATCCTGGGTATTATTTTGGACGTTATTAAAGAGCCCATGTTTATGCTGCTTATCGCCGGCGGCTTTATTTATCTTTTGCTGGGAGACACCGGCGAGGCCTTATTACTGCTTTTTTTTGTATTTGTAATTATGAGTATTACAATTTATCAGGAAAATAAAACCGAACATGCTTTGGAAGCCTTACGCGATTTATCCAGTCCCAGAGCTTTGGTAATTCGTGAAGGGGACCAGAAAAGAATTGCCGGTCGGGATGTAGTTGTGGATGATGTAATGATATTGCGCGAGGGTGACAGGGTGCCGGCTGACGCGCGAATTATCTGGCAGATGAACCTGAGCGTTGACGAATCGCTTTTGACAGGCGAAGCTGCCCCTGTAAGGAAAAAAGCTGAAGAACAGAATATTGACTGCAGGGATTTGAGGCCTGGTGGTCATGACCTGCCGGTTGTATATTCCGGAACATTGGTAGTTGGCGGTCAGGGTATTGCTAAAGTTGTGGCTACCGGACCATATACCGAAATAGGGAAAATCGGTAAAAGTTTGCAAACTATTCAGGAAACAAAAACTCCTTTACAGTTGGAAACCGGCAGGATTGTAAAATATATTTTTATTTTTGCGGTTATACTCAGCCTGACTCTGGTTTTGGTTAACGGGCTAAGGCACGGTGACTGGCTGAATGGTATTCTTGCGGGGATATCGCTGGCTATGGCTATGCTTCCCGAAGAATTTCCTGTAGTTCTTACAATTTTTTTGGCACTTGGAGCCTGGCGGATTTCCAAAAACAAGGTGCTTACCCGTAAAGTATCGGCTGTAGAAACTTTAGGCGCAGCAACTGTATTGTGCGCGGATAAAACAGGTACGCTTACTCAGAATAAAATGCGTATTGCAGCACTTGTGAACGGAAATGATGTTCACAAAATAGTCTGGGATAAAAAAATTGATTTACCTGAGGCTTATCATGAGCTGATTGAGTATGGAATTCTGGCCAGCAAAAAAGACCCGTTTGATCCTATGGAAAAAGCTCTTAATGAATTGGGTACTATTACTTTGCAGACAACCGAACATTTGCATGCCGATTGGCCGTTAATTCAGGAATACCCTCTGTCACACGAGTTGCTGGCTTTATCTCACGCCTGGAAAATTAAGGACAAACAAACCTATATTATTGCGGCCAAAGGAGCACCGGAAGCAATCATGGACCTTTGTCATCTTTCTGTGCAAAAACAAAAAAGTATAAATAAAAAAGTTGAAGAGCTGGCTGACCAGGGTTTAAGAATTCTTGGAGTAGCCAAGGCCATCTGCAAGGATGATAATTTGCCCAGATCACAGCATGATTTTGAATTTATTTTCATTGGATTGATAGGCTGGCAGGACCCGATTCGTGATACAGTCCCGGGAGCGGTGGAAACTTGTTATCAGGCTGGTATCAGAGTAATAATGATCACCGGGGATTATCCGGCGACTGCCCGCAATATCGCGGAGCAGATCGGACTTAAGAACAGTGATCAGATTATTACCGGCCCGGAACTTGATAATATGAGTGATGGGCTGTTTCAGGAAAAAGTAAAAACTGTGAGTATTTTTGCCAGAGTTGTTCCTGAGCAGAAGCTGCGTATTGTAAACGCTCTTAAATCCGGCAAGCAGGTAGTGGGCATGACCGGAGACGGAGTTAACGATGCTCCGGCTTTAAAATCGGCTCATATCGGTATTGCTATGGGTGAACGCGGAACAGATGTTGCCAGAGAAGCTTCGGACCTGGTCCTTTTAAATGACGATTTTTCCTCAATTGTAGCAGCGATCAGAATGGGACGACGTATTTTTGATAATTTAAGGAAAGCCATGAGCTATATTATCTGCGTACATATTCCAATTGCAGGAATTGCGATATTGCCTGTGATTTTAGGCTGGCCCATTCTGCTATATCCTGTGCATATTGTTTTTTTAGAGCTTATTATTGATCCTGCCTGTTCTGTTGTTTTTGAATCTGAACCTGAAGAAAAAAATATTATGCAAAGACCGCCGCGTGATTCACATGCGCCGTTATTCAGTCGTAAATTACTTTTCTTAAGCCTGTTGCAAGGACTTTTTGCGCTTTGTACCGTTACTTTTATTTTTAGAATGTCTCTGATCAATGGCTACAGCGAAAAGGAGGCCAGAACAATAGCGTTTATTACACTGATAATAGCTAATCTCAGTTTAATTCTTACAAATCGTACCTGGAACAGGTCTATAATATCTTCAATTTTTACACCGAACAAATCACTTGTATTTGTATTTTCCGGAGCGATTTTATTTTTGTTTTGTATTTTATATGTACCGTTATTACAAAATATTTTTCATTTTTCTTTTATGCATATTGATGATGTTTTTGTTTCTCTATTGGCCGGCCTGCTTAGTATTGGCTGGTTTGAAGTTCTGAGAATAGTGCAAAAAAACATTAAAAAAACATCAATTATTTGA
- a CDS encoding phosphatase PAP2 family protein: MHLKNCSAFFYFILVQVLLFASGTSAFHVSLINVDNNQLSSVKKQQSDTATPFNYFVVNDLLDIAVRPDNILSRQNILTWTLPTLFFYATDRDSTNFFNTEIEARVRSLRLDFISDKFLYNSLFWAYMAGESLHDDALSRFAYCAGEAVTDALFLAQSIKHVVGRARPVLTNEGPYSWFHGKSDIFGEYTSFPSSHATIYFSFSTVLGKAIGNEWLGDLCGLLGFSSLSGHNHWMSDMWMGYLLGKSIGNYVWDKRKNEKLDNKWFIYPAFIDGIESDLPAICFSTTF, translated from the coding sequence ATGCACCTGAAAAATTGCTCTGCTTTTTTTTATTTTATTTTAGTGCAGGTTTTGCTTTTTGCGTCGGGCACATCGGCATTTCATGTCTCGCTTATTAATGTAGATAACAATCAACTCAGTTCTGTAAAAAAACAGCAATCCGATACCGCTACTCCATTTAATTATTTCGTAGTTAATGATTTGCTGGATATAGCTGTGAGGCCGGACAATATTTTGTCCAGACAAAATATTCTAACCTGGACTCTCCCGACCCTTTTTTTTTACGCGACCGACAGGGATTCCACAAATTTTTTTAATACCGAGATCGAGGCCCGAGTAAGAAGTTTGCGCCTGGATTTTATCAGTGATAAATTTTTATATAACTCCTTATTCTGGGCATATATGGCCGGAGAATCTCTGCATGATGACGCCCTTTCCCGGTTCGCATATTGCGCAGGAGAAGCTGTTACCGATGCGCTCTTCCTGGCACAGAGCATCAAACATGTAGTAGGCAGGGCCAGGCCTGTTTTGACAAATGAAGGACCTTACTCGTGGTTTCACGGCAAGTCGGATATATTCGGGGAATACACCTCTTTCCCGTCATCCCACGCTACAATTTATTTTTCTTTTTCCACAGTTTTGGGCAAGGCTATCGGCAACGAATGGCTGGGAGATTTATGCGGACTTTTGGGTTTCAGCAGTTTATCAGGCCACAATCACTGGATGTCGGATATGTGGATGGGTTATCTGCTAGGTAAAAGTATCGGCAATTATGTATGGGACAAACGTAAAAATGAGAAACTGGATAATAAATGGTTTATTTATCCGGCCTTTATAGACGGCATCGAAAGCGACCTTCCGGCCATCTGCTTCAGCACCACATTTTAA
- a CDS encoding polysaccharide deacetylase family protein has protein sequence MKNLSRFFIFLLLFLNTSALAARLKIPILMYHHIRLPLSTDTLLYHDLSVSPELFLEHLTFLKEQYYEPVTFYDVYEHYKNNKPLPAKPIILTFDDGAANNWDAFLELKKFQMKAVFFIITSHIGDAKHLDDVQLKTMAESGMEIGSHSKTHRDLTTLSEMDSAEEIYRSKYLLEKITGKPVVSFCYPAGKYNKTIVGQLIDNNYFFARTTEPGVANFSGIRTKADFQLKIIRIHNYTKLKDVLKT, from the coding sequence ATGAAAAATTTATCGCGTTTTTTTATTTTTTTACTTTTATTTCTAAACACATCAGCATTGGCCGCTCGACTGAAAATTCCAATCCTCATGTATCATCATATCCGACTACCGCTAAGCACCGACACATTGCTGTACCACGACTTGTCGGTCTCTCCCGAACTGTTTCTGGAACACTTAACATTTTTAAAGGAGCAGTATTATGAGCCTGTAACTTTTTATGATGTTTATGAACATTACAAAAACAATAAACCCTTACCCGCCAAACCTATAATCCTGACTTTTGACGACGGCGCGGCAAATAATTGGGATGCTTTTCTGGAGCTGAAAAAATTTCAAATGAAAGCGGTTTTTTTTATAATAACATCCCATATTGGAGACGCCAAACATTTAGATGACGTCCAGCTTAAAACAATGGCTGAAAGCGGAATGGAAATAGGAAGTCATTCCAAGACTCATCGTGATCTTACGACTCTCAGCGAAATGGATTCTGCTGAAGAAATATACCGCAGTAAATATCTGTTGGAAAAGATAACCGGCAAACCGGTTGTTTCTTTTTGTTACCCTGCTGGCAAGTACAATAAAACGATTGTCGGGCAGTTGATTGATAATAATTATTTTTTTGCCAGAACAACAGAACCTGGTGTCGCCAATTTTTCCGGAATTAGAACTAAAGCTGATTTTCAGTTGAAAATTATCAGAATTCACAATTACACGAAATTAAAAGATGTTCTTAAAACATAG
- a CDS encoding 4Fe-4S dicluster domain-containing protein, translated as MKYKILKKEHLNNFINLLSQRQKVFAPVKKGEKHFVFEEVTSAAPISIKYIPTILPPKKFFMPQNETLLEYNTHEGQNMEAVVEIQDIVLFGVHTCDIAGIQYLNLVFTDRPKDLNYLLRKNSITIIGLECNDYCDEYASCNLMENALPNGGYDLFFTDLGDYFIVHVNTLAGDNIIEITRLFEEASHAQLDELDKLRANKRKIFKNEIDADITDIPALFEKGQQSKVWEDNGNRCLACGNCTNTCPTCYCFDVIDELNLDLKSGKRYRAWDSCQSEPFAKVAGGESFRKSRTQRQKHRFNRKFKFSVDKYSRYSCTGCGRCSRACMAKINLKETLTALVKEHK; from the coding sequence ATGAAGTACAAGATTTTAAAAAAAGAACATCTGAATAATTTTATTAATCTGCTCAGCCAGAGACAGAAAGTTTTCGCGCCAGTTAAAAAAGGTGAGAAACATTTTGTATTTGAAGAAGTTACCTCGGCAGCTCCGATCTCTATTAAATATATACCGACAATTCTTCCTCCCAAAAAGTTTTTTATGCCGCAAAATGAAACTCTGTTGGAATACAATACTCATGAGGGACAGAATATGGAGGCCGTGGTTGAGATCCAGGATATAGTGCTTTTTGGTGTTCATACCTGCGATATAGCCGGTATACAATATCTGAACCTGGTGTTTACGGACAGACCCAAAGATTTGAATTATCTGCTACGCAAAAATTCTATAACAATTATTGGGCTGGAATGTAATGATTATTGTGATGAATATGCCAGCTGTAATTTAATGGAAAACGCGCTTCCTAACGGTGGTTATGACTTGTTTTTTACAGATTTGGGAGATTATTTCATAGTCCATGTAAATACTCTTGCCGGCGATAATATTATAGAAATAACCAGATTATTTGAGGAAGCTTCTCATGCTCAGCTGGACGAACTCGACAAACTCAGGGCCAATAAAAGGAAAATTTTCAAAAACGAAATTGATGCTGACATAACCGATATCCCAGCTTTGTTTGAAAAAGGTCAGCAGAGCAAGGTGTGGGAAGATAATGGCAATCGTTGTCTGGCCTGCGGTAATTGCACCAACACTTGCCCCACGTGTTACTGTTTTGATGTAATAGATGAATTAAATCTGGACCTGAAAAGCGGTAAGAGATACAGGGCATGGGATTCTTGCCAGAGCGAACCCTTTGCCAAAGTTGCTGGAGGCGAAAGTTTTCGCAAGAGCCGTACTCAAAGACAAAAGCACAGATTTAACAGAAAGTTTAAATTCTCTGTTGATAAATACAGCCGTTATTCCTGTACGGGGTGCGGCAGATGTTCCAGGGCCTGTATGGCTAAAATAAATCTTAAGGAAACATTAACAGCACTTGTTAAGGAGCATAAATGA
- a CDS encoding FAD/NAD(P)-binding protein: protein MTRDKKKLTITESEYHIKKGKIVKVKQMTEAEMFFEIALADNENLNHDPGQFVEVSIFGVGEAPISISSSPTKRGSFDLCVRKVGKVTEALHKMHVGDEVGIRGPFGKGFPVRNLEGNDLLIVAAGLGIVPLRSLINYVLDNRREFGKVTILCGCKTPQNMLFGDEIDLWQKRLDINFSCTVDKADPEWQGNVGLITSLIPGVDVYPQHTYGIVVGPPVMYKFVIKELLAKKIPESHIIVSLERHMKCGLGKCGHCQINNLYCCQDGPVFSYDKIMPLEEAI from the coding sequence ATGACCAGAGATAAGAAAAAGCTGACAATAACCGAGTCGGAATATCATATTAAAAAAGGCAAAATAGTAAAGGTTAAACAGATGACCGAGGCTGAAATGTTTTTTGAAATAGCATTGGCCGATAATGAAAATTTGAACCATGATCCCGGACAATTCGTTGAGGTGTCTATTTTCGGTGTGGGCGAAGCGCCTATATCCATATCATCTTCTCCAACCAAAAGAGGTTCCTTTGATCTATGTGTAAGGAAAGTCGGTAAAGTAACCGAAGCTCTGCATAAAATGCATGTTGGTGATGAAGTAGGGATTCGTGGTCCCTTTGGTAAAGGTTTCCCTGTGCGCAACCTGGAAGGCAATGACCTTTTAATAGTCGCTGCCGGCTTGGGAATAGTACCACTTCGTTCGTTAATTAATTACGTGCTGGATAACAGACGCGAATTCGGTAAAGTTACAATTCTCTGCGGCTGCAAAACACCGCAGAATATGTTGTTCGGTGACGAGATTGATCTCTGGCAGAAAAGACTGGATATCAATTTCAGTTGTACTGTAGATAAAGCGGATCCTGAATGGCAAGGAAATGTAGGTTTGATAACATCTTTAATACCTGGGGTGGATGTTTACCCTCAGCATACTTACGGGATAGTTGTCGGCCCACCGGTTATGTATAAATTTGTAATAAAGGAACTGCTGGCCAAGAAGATTCCGGAAAGCCATATCATAGTATCTCTGGAAAGACATATGAAATGCGGTCTTGGTAAATGCGGTCACTGTCAGATAAATAATTTATATTGTTGTCAGGACGGACCGGTTTTCAGTTATGATAAAATCATGCCTTTAGAGGAGGCAATATAA
- a CDS encoding cytochrome B codes for MAKPKVAFFDFACCEGCQLQVANIGELLLDLLGAIDVVEFREVMSEKWDKEYDVAIIEGSITTEHAVERIKEIRKRSKILVAYGSCATIGGVNGMKNNFSKEDISKYVYGDSAKFFPTIDVMAVHQVVKVDYFVHGCPIYPPEFVKVIKAILAGLPYYVPDNAVCTECKLNENVCVYERGVTCLGPVTRAGCNSWCINNGNICYGCRGMVTNPNENGARDVIQKYNINMDLVVNKLKMYNTCREKDIQGKAKNEH; via the coding sequence ATGGCTAAACCAAAAGTAGCTTTTTTTGATTTCGCCTGCTGTGAAGGTTGCCAGTTGCAGGTTGCCAATATCGGCGAACTGTTACTGGATTTACTCGGCGCGATTGATGTCGTGGAATTTCGTGAAGTAATGTCTGAAAAATGGGACAAGGAATACGATGTGGCCATTATTGAGGGCAGCATTACTACAGAACACGCCGTAGAAAGGATCAAAGAAATCAGAAAACGTTCCAAAATTCTGGTTGCCTATGGTTCATGCGCTACTATCGGTGGTGTTAACGGAATGAAAAATAATTTTAGCAAAGAAGATATTAGTAAATATGTATATGGAGATTCAGCAAAATTTTTTCCAACAATAGATGTTATGGCTGTGCACCAGGTAGTAAAAGTTGATTATTTTGTGCATGGCTGTCCAATCTATCCGCCTGAATTTGTAAAAGTTATTAAAGCAATTTTAGCCGGACTTCCTTATTATGTACCGGATAACGCAGTATGTACGGAATGCAAACTCAATGAAAATGTTTGTGTGTATGAACGCGGTGTTACCTGTTTGGGCCCGGTTACCAGAGCAGGATGTAATTCCTGGTGTATAAACAACGGCAATATTTGTTACGGCTGCCGCGGAATGGTCACTAATCCCAATGAAAACGGTGCCAGGGATGTAATTCAGAAATATAATATCAATATGGATTTGGTAGTTAATAAATTAAAAATGTATAATACCTGCCGGGAAAAGGATATTCAGGGGAAGGCTAAAAATGAGCACTAA
- a CDS encoding Ni/Fe hydrogenase subunit alpha: MSTKNMNIKVEYLTRVEGHGNIVVDVTNGKLENCRLDIVESPRFFEGMLRGRSIFEAQHITSRICGICACGHTLASIQAAEDAIGFVPSEQTIKLRELLLHYEMLDSHFLHIYLLVAPDLLGVKSFVPLIDSHNAVVRRALRLKKVANDVCAILVGRHVHPISAIVGGFTKLPSEADLDSTLKMLEGLRPDVEATIELAATLKFPEFERDTEYVGLVSDDSKYPLLMGDIGSTDKVRMKKQDYRKITNEFVVPHSSAKHAKLSRESYAAGALSRFNLNADKLHPAAKKLADQLGFKPKCTNPYLNTVAQLVECVHSLEDSIQIIKYFKNKGVNHSEAVLVGVNEQKKIKVQKGNGVGAVEVPRGILFHNYDVNEEGIILNANCIIPTGQNCNNIEYDMKKLVPEMLAENKTEAEITLALEMLVRAYDPCISCSAHFLDIKFVKH; the protein is encoded by the coding sequence ATGAGCACTAAGAATATGAATATAAAAGTTGAATATTTAACACGTGTTGAAGGTCACGGAAATATTGTAGTAGATGTAACCAACGGGAAACTGGAAAATTGTCGGCTGGATATTGTGGAATCACCAAGATTTTTTGAAGGGATGTTGCGGGGACGTTCGATTTTTGAAGCGCAACATATAACTTCAAGAATATGCGGCATTTGTGCTTGCGGACATACTTTGGCTTCCATTCAGGCTGCTGAAGACGCAATCGGGTTTGTACCTTCCGAACAGACAATAAAACTCAGAGAATTACTATTACATTACGAAATGCTGGACAGTCATTTTTTGCATATTTATCTGCTGGTTGCTCCGGATCTTCTGGGAGTAAAAAGTTTTGTTCCCTTGATAGATTCTCATAATGCCGTTGTACGCAGAGCGTTAAGATTAAAAAAAGTAGCTAATGATGTTTGTGCCATATTGGTTGGCAGACATGTTCATCCTATTTCGGCTATCGTTGGAGGCTTTACCAAGCTGCCATCCGAAGCTGACCTTGATTCCACGCTTAAAATGCTTGAGGGTTTAAGACCTGATGTAGAAGCTACCATTGAGCTGGCCGCTACACTTAAATTTCCAGAATTTGAAAGAGACACTGAGTATGTCGGGTTGGTAAGTGATGACAGTAAATATCCATTACTTATGGGCGATATAGGCTCAACAGATAAGGTAAGAATGAAAAAACAGGATTATAGAAAAATAACCAACGAATTTGTTGTGCCTCACTCCAGTGCCAAACACGCTAAATTAAGCCGCGAATCTTATGCTGCCGGGGCTTTATCCAGATTTAATTTGAATGCTGACAAGCTGCATCCGGCTGCAAAAAAGCTTGCTGATCAGCTGGGGTTTAAACCGAAATGCACTAATCCTTATTTGAATACTGTAGCTCAGCTTGTAGAATGTGTACACAGTCTGGAAGACTCTATTCAGATTATAAAATATTTTAAAAATAAGGGTGTTAATCATAGCGAGGCAGTACTCGTAGGTGTTAATGAGCAGAAAAAAATCAAAGTTCAAAAAGGTAATGGAGTTGGAGCGGTTGAAGTCCCCAGGGGTATACTTTTCCATAATTATGATGTTAATGAGGAAGGTATTATTCTTAATGCAAATTGTATAATTCCAACCGGACAAAATTGTAACAACATAGAATATGATATGAAAAAACTGGTGCCGGAAATGCTGGCCGAAAACAAGACGGAAGCGGAGATCACGCTGGCATTGGAAATGCTGGTTCGCGCTTATGACCCTTGTATTTCCTGTTCGGCGCATTTTTTGGATATAAAGTTTGTTAAGCACTGA